A section of the Clostridium felsineum DSM 794 genome encodes:
- a CDS encoding MATE family efflux transporter, with protein sequence MNLLQLFNDKKFFKSAAKLAIPIIIQNFILSSLNLVDNIIIGGLGETAIAGVGLANQYFFLLDLALFGTCSGASIFTAQYWGKRDTKNIKRVLGICLIATIVLSGIFTLGALIFPKTIIGFFSADKNVISLGANYLRIICLSYIVTGISFAYSIILRTVGEVKIPMFVSGTALAINTFLNFSLVYGIGSFKGIGVYGSAIATLIARFIEFFLMLFAIYKLKLPIAAKLHELVDLSFTFVKKFFKVAIPVILNESMWGLGVTAYAAVYAHMGTAVIAATNITSTIDRLSMVIFFGFGNAAAIMIGNKIGEKDEKTAFLYAKRFIILSPVIGIFMGIILYTTSPAILYAYNVSSTVHMYSKEILHIIGMFLWIKIFNYTNVVGILRSGGDTKFCLMLDMGGMWLVGVPFVALTGLYFHLPIGIVYYFVFMEEFVKLLVGIPRLVSKKWINNLVSKPNS encoded by the coding sequence ATGAACTTACTACAACTGTTTAATGACAAGAAATTTTTTAAATCGGCAGCCAAGCTAGCTATTCCAATAATTATTCAAAATTTTATATTGTCGTCACTTAACTTGGTAGATAATATAATTATTGGTGGCCTTGGCGAAACAGCTATAGCTGGTGTTGGTCTTGCAAACCAATATTTTTTTCTTTTAGATTTAGCACTTTTTGGTACATGCAGCGGTGCTTCTATTTTCACTGCACAGTATTGGGGTAAAAGAGATACTAAAAATATAAAAAGAGTTCTCGGTATCTGTTTAATTGCTACTATAGTTTTATCAGGAATTTTCACTCTAGGTGCATTGATATTCCCAAAAACCATAATAGGCTTTTTTTCAGCAGATAAAAATGTAATATCTTTAGGTGCAAACTATCTTAGAATAATATGCTTAAGCTACATAGTAACAGGTATTTCCTTTGCATATTCAATTATTCTAAGAACTGTTGGAGAAGTTAAGATTCCTATGTTTGTAAGTGGTACAGCCTTAGCTATAAATACATTTTTGAATTTTTCTTTAGTTTATGGTATAGGTTCTTTCAAAGGTATTGGTGTATACGGTTCTGCTATAGCAACACTAATTGCACGCTTTATAGAGTTTTTTTTAATGCTTTTTGCAATTTACAAATTAAAGCTTCCTATAGCTGCAAAATTACATGAATTGGTAGATCTATCCTTCACTTTTGTAAAGAAATTTTTCAAAGTGGCCATTCCCGTTATACTTAATGAAAGTATGTGGGGATTAGGTGTTACAGCTTATGCTGCTGTTTATGCCCACATGGGAACTGCTGTTATTGCTGCAACAAATATTACTTCAACTATAGATAGATTATCTATGGTAATATTCTTTGGTTTTGGAAATGCTGCTGCAATAATGATTGGAAATAAAATTGGTGAAAAGGATGAAAAAACTGCATTTTTATATGCAAAACGTTTTATAATTTTAAGCCCTGTTATTGGAATTTTTATGGGTATAATACTTTATACAACCTCACCTGCTATTTTATATGCTTATAATGTAAGTAGTACTGTTCATATGTATTCTAAAGAAATTCTTCATATTATAGGTATGTTTCTTTGGATCAAGATATTTAACTATACAAATGTGGTTGGAATTTTAAGAAGTGGTGGAGATACAAAATTCTGCCTTATGCTTGATATGGGTGGTATGTGGCTTGTAGGCGTACCTTTTGTAGCACTTACCGGATTATATTTCCACTTACCAATAGGAATTGTTTACTACTTTGTTTTTATGGAGGAGTTTGTAAAACTTTTAGTTGGTATTCCTAGACTTGTTTCCAAGAAGTGGATTAACAATCTGGTTTCAAAACCAAACAGTTAA
- a CDS encoding endoglucanase: MSMFLLIILLFLVLGLLPSDVLTVHTIPKEFENYPEISQMKFYDKYMIKKGV; encoded by the coding sequence ATGTCTATGTTTTTATTAATAATTTTATTATTTTTAGTATTAGGATTATTACCTAGTGACGTTTTAACTGTGCATACAATTCCTAAAGAATTCGAAAATTATCCAGAAATATCTCAAATGAAATTTTATGATAAATATATGATAAAAAAAGGCGTTTAA
- a CDS encoding ABC transporter ATP-binding protein, whose translation MEGNNRSFQALLKSYKLGKGKPLKILLYMYKGNWSKLILSTIFFILKHSPTWILPIVTANIINIASYPKKYNVNELWINVIIAAVSVAQNIITEMLHIKYLSKPIREVEEKLRSNLVRKLQILSISYHKELKSGKLQSKILRDVEAIQTLSLQICTTVFPVIFNIIVALVVTFSKNWIMAIIFIIVMPISVAIMLLFGKNVKRTNTEFRKEIENMSADVAEMVDMVPITRAHALEEVEIKKIDKRFESIRRKGYHLDMTTALLGASGWVFFQLFQVIFLGFTGFLAYKNSITVGEVVLYQGYLGTIIGQVSSVINVYPIIVKGIESINSVGEIILVNDIENNKGKKKLKDVYGEFSFRNVGFKYKDSTKPILKEFNLNVKKGETVAFVGESGAGKTTLLNLIIGFNKVTSGSIVVDGIDINKIDLRSYREKIAVVPQNTMLFSGSIKDNITYGLSNVSEEKLQKVIEYANLENVIKRMPKGIETIIKERGHNMSGGQKQRIAIARAIIREPNIIILDEATSALDNVSEFMVQKAINNLIKDHTTFIVAHRLSTIKNADHIVVLKGGKCVEEGTYEELVSRKGQFYKDLSTKL comes from the coding sequence ATGGAAGGAAATAATAGAAGCTTTCAAGCTCTTTTGAAAAGTTATAAATTAGGTAAAGGTAAGCCACTTAAGATTTTATTATATATGTATAAAGGTAATTGGAGTAAACTAATTTTATCAACAATATTTTTTATACTAAAACATTCTCCAACCTGGATTTTACCAATTGTTACTGCAAATATAATCAACATTGCAAGTTATCCTAAAAAGTATAATGTGAATGAACTTTGGATAAATGTTATTATTGCAGCTGTTTCTGTAGCACAAAATATAATTACAGAAATGCTTCATATAAAGTATTTAAGTAAGCCTATAAGAGAGGTTGAGGAAAAGCTTAGAAGTAATCTTGTACGTAAACTTCAGATATTGTCTATTTCATATCATAAGGAACTTAAATCTGGAAAACTTCAGTCAAAGATTCTAAGAGATGTAGAAGCTATACAAACTTTATCCTTACAAATATGTACAACCGTCTTTCCAGTTATATTCAATATTATTGTAGCTTTGGTGGTAACCTTCAGTAAAAATTGGATAATGGCAATAATTTTTATAATTGTAATGCCGATATCAGTAGCTATTATGCTTCTCTTTGGAAAAAATGTAAAAAGAACTAATACAGAATTTCGTAAGGAAATAGAAAATATGTCTGCAGATGTGGCAGAAATGGTTGATATGGTGCCAATAACTAGAGCGCATGCTTTAGAAGAGGTTGAAATAAAGAAAATTGATAAAAGATTTGAGAGCATTAGAAGAAAAGGATATCATCTCGATATGACAACGGCACTTTTAGGGGCATCAGGGTGGGTGTTTTTTCAACTTTTTCAGGTTATTTTTCTTGGATTTACTGGATTTTTAGCCTATAAGAATAGCATAACTGTAGGAGAAGTGGTTTTGTATCAAGGATATCTTGGAACTATAATAGGTCAAGTATCTAGTGTGATAAATGTATACCCAATAATTGTAAAAGGCATAGAATCCATAAATTCAGTTGGTGAAATTATACTTGTTAATGATATTGAAAATAATAAAGGAAAGAAAAAGCTTAAAGATGTATATGGTGAGTTCTCTTTTAGAAATGTTGGATTTAAATACAAGGACAGTACTAAGCCAATTTTAAAGGAGTTTAACCTTAATGTAAAAAAAGGTGAGACAGTTGCATTTGTAGGAGAGTCAGGTGCAGGAAAAACAACCTTACTTAATCTTATTATTGGATTTAATAAAGTTACAAGTGGAAGTATAGTTGTAGATGGTATTGATATAAATAAAATAGATCTTAGAAGCTATCGGGAGAAAATAGCTGTAGTTCCTCAAAATACTATGCTATTTTCAGGAAGTATAAAAGATAATATAACCTATGGCCTTTCAAATGTAAGTGAGGAAAAATTACAAAAAGTAATAGAGTATGCTAATTTGGAAAATGTAATAAAGAGAATGCCAAAGGGAATAGAAACAATAATTAAAGAACGTGGACACAATATGTCAGGAGGGCAAAAGCAGAGAATAGCTATAGCTAGAGCCATTATAAGAGAGCCTAATATAATAATTTTAGATGAAGCAACCTCTGCACTTGATAATGTATCAGAATTTATGGTTCAAAAGGCAATTAACAATCTTATTAAGGATCATACTACCTTTATTGTAGCTCATAGGCTTTCTACGATAAAGAATGCAGATCATATTGTAGTATTAAAAGGTGGTAAGTGCGTTGAAGAAGGAACTTATGAAGAGCTTGTTTCAAGGAAAGGTCAGTTCTATAAGGATTTAAGTACAAAGCTATAA
- a CDS encoding DedA family protein, giving the protein MNSLMQLLIQYFRQYNVLILSTILLLQGIGIPDGATLIAIASGAFAYTGQFNIAGTFLEVWLTIWIGDCLGYFFWKATGHKMLKKFPKLENYFNPKLAKAHNYLERHGKGAVFFTRFLIAPMSPFVNAAAGIVNYNIIIFSVVALFGELFWTGIYVGLGYYFGNSWESIVPVVSQFSQIAFFVGIFLLGAYMFFKLVKSKKQN; this is encoded by the coding sequence ATGAATAGTTTAATGCAGCTACTAATACAGTATTTTAGACAGTATAATGTGCTTATTTTAAGTACCATATTATTACTTCAAGGAATTGGGATTCCTGATGGAGCTACACTTATAGCTATAGCCTCAGGAGCTTTTGCGTATACAGGTCAGTTTAATATAGCAGGTACCTTTTTAGAGGTATGGCTTACTATTTGGATAGGGGATTGCTTAGGCTATTTTTTCTGGAAAGCAACAGGGCATAAAATGCTAAAAAAATTCCCTAAACTTGAAAATTACTTTAATCCTAAATTAGCTAAAGCTCACAATTATTTAGAAAGACACGGCAAAGGAGCAGTATTTTTTACAAGATTTTTGATAGCACCTATGTCACCTTTTGTAAATGCGGCGGCAGGTATTGTTAACTATAATATAATCATATTTTCAGTGGTTGCACTTTTTGGTGAACTATTTTGGACAGGGATTTATGTGGGGCTTGGATATTATTTCGGTAATTCATGGGAGAGCATTGTACCAGTTGTATCTCAATTTAGCCAAATAGCTTTTTTTGTTGGGATTTTTTTGCTTGGAGCTTATATGTTTTTTAAACTTGTTAAGAGCAAGAAACAAAATTAG
- a CDS encoding helix-turn-helix domain-containing protein yields the protein MDIGEKIKRLRIEKQLTQEELANRCELSKGFISQIERNLTSPSIATLTDILDTLGTNLPDFFKEDSQEKIVFKKDDMGETSDDELKYNLMWLVSNSQKDSMEPVMLTLYENGCYLEDEPHEGEEFGYVLKGTIYLKLGNKKFKVKSGESFYFKPNVNHQILNAGKKTANLIWISTPPSF from the coding sequence ATGGATATCGGAGAAAAAATAAAACGACTTAGGATTGAAAAGCAATTAACTCAAGAAGAACTTGCTAATCGATGTGAGCTATCGAAGGGTTTTATATCTCAAATAGAGAGAAATTTAACCTCACCTTCCATAGCAACTCTGACTGATATCCTCGATACTTTAGGCACAAATCTACCTGATTTTTTCAAAGAGGATAGTCAGGAAAAAATAGTATTTAAAAAGGATGATATGGGCGAAACCTCAGATGATGAACTAAAATATAACCTTATGTGGCTTGTTTCCAATTCTCAAAAAGACTCCATGGAGCCGGTTATGTTAACTCTTTATGAGAACGGTTGTTACCTTGAAGATGAACCTCATGAAGGCGAAGAATTTGGTTATGTATTAAAAGGTACTATATATCTAAAGCTTGGTAACAAAAAATTCAAAGTAAAAAGTGGTGAAAGTTTTTACTTTAAACCAAACGTAAATCATCAAATTTTAAACGCTGGTAAAAAAACAGCTAACCTCATTTGGATAAGTACTCCACCATCCTTTTAA
- a CDS encoding winged helix-turn-helix transcriptional regulator: MIKLLLEVIVLDTFKLCPHFEAAFEILGKRWNGLIVHSLLNGAKRFSDIQEIIPSLSARMLTERFKELEKQGIIVRRVYPETPVRIEYELTEKGLELKSVMEEIQKWAEKWT, translated from the coding sequence ATGATAAAATTATTACTGGAGGTGATAGTATTGGATACATTTAAATTATGCCCTCATTTCGAAGCTGCTTTTGAAATACTTGGCAAACGATGGAATGGACTCATTGTACATTCTCTATTAAATGGTGCCAAAAGATTTTCTGATATTCAAGAAATAATTCCAAGTTTAAGCGCCCGTATGTTAACTGAAAGATTTAAGGAATTAGAAAAACAAGGTATTATAGTTAGACGTGTTTATCCTGAAACACCTGTTAGAATAGAATATGAACTCACTGAAAAAGGACTAGAGCTTAAAAGTGTCATGGAAGAAATTCAAAAATGGGCAGAGAAATGGACCTAG
- a CDS encoding nitroreductase family protein, giving the protein MVDFEKLIEERRSANNFLEGVEVPKKDFIEIFELLKLAPSCFNIQHANYLVITDKDKKEEVRKAAFNQYKVHTASAAILVLGDKEAYKDSDKLYSGMVDLKMISKVEYENILNDIKNLYEGRGEEFKHDEAIRNASISAMMFMLIAKSKGWDTCPMIGFDNEKMHKALNIPERYQITMLITMGKEDTKNKRFRGYRKPINEFVKFNEF; this is encoded by the coding sequence ATGGTTGATTTTGAGAAACTTATTGAAGAGAGACGTTCTGCGAATAACTTTTTGGAGGGTGTAGAAGTTCCTAAGAAGGATTTTATTGAAATATTTGAATTACTTAAGCTGGCCCCTTCCTGCTTTAATATACAGCATGCAAATTATTTAGTTATAACAGACAAAGATAAAAAGGAAGAGGTAAGAAAGGCAGCTTTTAACCAATACAAGGTTCATACAGCTTCAGCAGCAATATTAGTACTTGGTGATAAAGAAGCGTATAAGGATTCAGATAAATTATATTCTGGTATGGTTGATTTAAAAATGATTTCAAAAGTTGAATATGAGAATATTTTAAATGATATAAAAAACCTTTATGAAGGTAGAGGTGAAGAGTTTAAACATGATGAAGCTATAAGAAATGCTTCTATTTCGGCAATGATGTTTATGCTTATTGCCAAATCTAAAGGCTGGGATACATGTCCAATGATAGGCTTTGATAATGAAAAAATGCACAAAGCCCTTAATATCCCTGAAAGATATCAAATAACAATGTTAATAACTATGGGTAAAGAAGATACTAAAAATAAAAGATTTAGGGGATATAGAAAGCCTATAAATGAGTTTGTTAAATTTAATGAATTTTAA
- a CDS encoding APC family permease — translation MANLKKDNLSIIETIALSVAIIAPTAAMSVNVSLMAETASFSAPLIFFISMIVVGLVSYSVIKFNHYFSSAGSLYTFTQKALGNRFGFLTGWALLLAYIMLAAGCCAELGAFFSKFLNYFGIQIGWFPLAAIFSIGIIFLGIMDAKLSTRIMLTLEGLSIFLILILSVVILFKVGSTKGLSSMPFKTNGNSFSTLASTSVLAFLSFIGFESASSLGEETRNPKKFIPLAIGSAVFVTGIFYLLSSYSQVIGFGLDAKGLKALSSSSLPLTDLSTKYISRTFGIFLLFSASLSCFSCSLGSVCAGSRILFSMSKDGILTKKLSILHKKHNTPYVGIILITIVALVLQAILFNKDGIEAFNYLATIGSLAIIVSYIFTSIGAIVFFKRTKEINNLSIVMPILSIITLLYVLYANIYPIPAFPTNIFPYIVLAWLILGFIINEKLTRIAKGIVLDISSESVH, via the coding sequence ATGGCAAATTTAAAAAAAGATAATTTAAGTATAATCGAAACTATAGCACTTTCTGTTGCAATTATCGCTCCCACTGCTGCAATGTCTGTAAATGTCTCACTTATGGCTGAAACTGCTTCTTTTTCAGCACCTCTCATATTTTTTATATCAATGATTGTAGTTGGACTTGTATCTTACTCTGTTATTAAATTTAATCATTATTTTTCAAGTGCAGGTTCATTATATACATTCACACAAAAAGCATTAGGTAATAGATTTGGTTTTTTAACCGGCTGGGCACTGCTACTTGCATACATAATGCTAGCCGCAGGCTGCTGTGCTGAATTAGGTGCCTTCTTCAGTAAATTTTTAAATTACTTTGGTATACAAATAGGCTGGTTTCCTCTTGCCGCAATCTTTTCAATAGGTATAATATTCCTTGGTATTATGGATGCTAAGCTAAGCACAAGAATTATGCTTACTTTAGAAGGTTTATCTATTTTTCTAATTCTTATTTTATCTGTTGTTATTCTTTTTAAAGTTGGATCTACCAAAGGTTTAAGCTCCATGCCTTTTAAAACAAATGGAAATAGCTTTTCTACTTTAGCAAGTACTTCTGTATTAGCATTTTTATCTTTTATAGGTTTTGAAAGTGCTTCTAGTCTTGGTGAAGAAACAAGAAATCCGAAAAAATTCATCCCCCTTGCTATAGGAAGTGCTGTATTTGTTACTGGTATATTTTATTTACTATCCAGCTACAGCCAGGTTATAGGCTTTGGGCTTGATGCAAAAGGACTTAAAGCTTTATCTTCCTCATCCTTACCTTTAACTGACTTATCTACAAAATATATATCCAGAACTTTCGGAATTTTTTTACTTTTTTCAGCTTCACTTTCTTGTTTTTCTTGTTCACTTGGTTCTGTATGCGCTGGTTCTAGAATATTATTTTCAATGAGTAAAGATGGGATACTTACAAAAAAATTATCAATACTTCATAAAAAACATAACACACCTTATGTTGGAATAATATTAATTACTATTGTAGCATTAGTACTTCAAGCTATATTATTTAATAAAGATGGAATTGAAGCCTTTAATTATTTAGCTACTATAGGTTCACTTGCAATAATAGTATCCTATATATTTACAAGCATTGGTGCAATAGTATTCTTTAAAAGAACAAAAGAAATTAATAATTTAAGTATAGTTATGCCTATACTTTCTATAATCACATTATTGTATGTATTATATGCAAATATTTATCCTATTCCAGCTTTTCCAACAAACATATTCCCTTATATAGTATTAGCATGGTTAATACTTGGCTTTATTATAAATGAAAAATTAACTAGAATCGCTAAAGGTATTGTACTTGACATAAGCAGCGAAAGTGTACATTAG
- a CDS encoding YitT family protein, giving the protein MSTISNIRKSKKFNFLIQNSLIIIGSLITALGFNLFLGPSKIASGGMVGISILINQLFHIEPAITQWIGNIPLFFLGLFFLGKKFTLNSALGTIILPLFIFLTKNIPSVTSNALLASIYGGVLAGIGLGLVFKGNGSTGGTSILAAILNKFAGISIGNSQAIIDAAVIIASGFILNPEKALYAILSLFITGKVIDIVQLGFKSSMVAFVISDKTEDIRQSVLEELNRGITKLSGCGGYTDEEKTVLMVVMEHTEVNKFKKLVNEKDEHAFVIISNTHEVLGQGFNLSKISK; this is encoded by the coding sequence TTGTCAACAATATCTAACATAAGAAAAAGTAAAAAATTTAATTTTTTAATTCAGAACTCATTAATAATTATAGGAAGCTTAATAACTGCTTTAGGTTTTAATTTATTTCTAGGTCCAAGTAAAATAGCTTCTGGTGGAATGGTTGGAATATCAATTTTAATAAACCAATTATTTCACATAGAACCTGCTATAACTCAATGGATAGGAAACATTCCTCTTTTCTTTTTAGGTTTGTTCTTTTTAGGTAAAAAATTCACCTTAAACTCCGCACTTGGAACAATTATTTTACCACTATTTATATTCCTAACTAAAAACATTCCTTCTGTGACTTCAAATGCATTATTAGCCTCCATATATGGTGGTGTTCTTGCAGGAATAGGTCTTGGTTTAGTTTTTAAAGGCAACGGTTCAACTGGAGGTACATCAATACTAGCAGCAATTTTAAACAAATTTGCAGGAATATCAATCGGTAACTCCCAAGCCATTATAGATGCTGCGGTTATAATAGCTTCTGGTTTTATATTAAATCCTGAAAAGGCACTATACGCAATTTTATCATTATTTATAACAGGAAAAGTTATAGATATAGTACAGCTTGGTTTTAAAAGTTCTATGGTTGCTTTTGTAATCTCAGATAAAACTGAAGATATTAGACAAAGTGTATTGGAAGAACTTAATCGTGGAATCACAAAATTATCTGGCTGCGGTGGATACACTGATGAAGAAAAAACAGTACTTATGGTGGTAATGGAACATACTGAAGTTAATAAATTCAAAAAACTTGTAAACGAAAAAGATGAACATGCTTTCGTGATAATAAGTAACACACATGAAGTACTTGGTCAGGGCTTTAATTTAAGTAAAATTAGCAAATAG
- the potA gene encoding spermidine/putrescine ABC transporter ATP-binding protein, whose product MEKDILIELKNVSKKYGDNYVIKDLNLFVRRNEFLTFLGPSGCGKTTTLNMIAGFETPDEGNIIFEDSNINIVPPHKRQINTVFQKYALFSHMNVYENVAFGLKIKKLPKKQIQEEVSKMLSLVDLKGYEKRSTDSLSGGQQQRVAIARALVNRPKLLLLDEPLGALDLKLRKEMQLELKNIQQKLGITFVFVTHDQEEALTMSDTIVVLNKGKIQQIGSPEDIYNEPKNRFVANFIGVSNILNGVMLSDYKVNFENKDFECVDKGFSKNENVDIVIRPEDIKIVSKEEGHLCGEVISAVFRGVHYEIKVEINDTTWIIHNTKHVKVGDTIGINILPDDIHIMRKADSNEEE is encoded by the coding sequence ATGGAAAAAGACATACTTATTGAACTTAAAAACGTTTCAAAAAAATACGGCGATAATTATGTAATTAAAGATTTAAACCTATTTGTTAGAAGAAATGAATTTCTTACATTTTTAGGTCCAAGCGGATGCGGTAAAACAACAACCTTAAATATGATTGCTGGTTTTGAAACCCCTGATGAAGGAAACATAATATTTGAAGACAGTAATATAAATATTGTTCCCCCTCACAAGAGGCAAATAAATACTGTATTTCAAAAATATGCTCTTTTTTCACACATGAACGTATATGAAAACGTAGCTTTTGGCCTTAAAATAAAAAAGCTTCCTAAAAAGCAAATACAAGAAGAGGTATCTAAAATGCTATCTTTAGTAGATTTAAAAGGCTATGAAAAAAGATCTACTGATTCTTTAAGTGGCGGTCAACAGCAAAGAGTAGCCATTGCGCGTGCACTAGTAAATAGACCAAAACTCCTTCTTCTAGATGAACCTCTTGGTGCTCTTGACTTAAAGCTTAGAAAGGAAATGCAGCTTGAGCTTAAGAATATACAGCAAAAGCTCGGTATAACTTTTGTATTTGTAACACATGATCAAGAAGAGGCTCTCACTATGTCTGATACTATTGTGGTATTAAACAAAGGTAAGATTCAACAAATAGGTAGCCCGGAAGATATATACAACGAACCTAAAAACAGATTTGTAGCTAATTTTATAGGTGTAAGTAATATTTTAAACGGAGTTATGCTTAGCGATTACAAGGTTAATTTTGAAAATAAGGATTTTGAGTGTGTAGATAAAGGTTTTAGTAAAAATGAAAATGTTGATATTGTAATTAGACCTGAAGATATAAAAATTGTATCAAAAGAAGAAGGACACCTCTGTGGAGAGGTTATTTCTGCTGTTTTCAGGGGAGTTCATTATGAAATTAAGGTTGAAATAAATGATACTACATGGATAATTCATAACACTAAACATGTTAAAGTTGGAGATACTATTGGTATAAATATTCTTCCCGATGATATACACATTATGAGAAAGGCAGATTCTAATGAAGAGGAATAG
- a CDS encoding ribonuclease — translation MKKKNLAAICLTLVFMVFGAFFNNVANVSAKTVNSVRQATYQKTQYNYDEDVINDFQGVADYIHENGTLPDNYITKEEASDLGWRPGEDLWDYAPGKSIGGDIFTNSERVLPYKRGRVWHECDINYNGGHRGADRLLYSNDGLIYGTSDHYETFTRYY, via the coding sequence ATGAAAAAGAAAAATTTGGCTGCTATTTGTTTAACTCTTGTATTCATGGTTTTTGGTGCTTTTTTTAATAATGTAGCAAATGTAAGTGCAAAAACAGTAAATTCAGTTAGACAAGCTACTTATCAAAAAACACAATATAATTATGATGAAGATGTAATTAATGACTTCCAAGGTGTTGCAGATTACATACATGAAAATGGAACATTACCAGACAATTATATTACAAAAGAAGAAGCTAGCGATCTTGGTTGGAGACCAGGTGAAGATTTGTGGGACTACGCTCCAGGGAAGAGTATAGGAGGAGACATATTCACTAATTCTGAAAGAGTGTTACCTTATAAAAGAGGAAGAGTATGGCATGAGTGCGATATAAACTATAATGGTGGACATAGAGGCGCAGATAGATTATTATATTCAAATGATGGACTTATCTATGGAACATCAGATCACTATGAAACTTTCACAAGATATTATTAA
- a CDS encoding DODA-type extradiol aromatic ring-opening family dioxygenase, which produces MISPMFICHGSPELVLQDNEYTKCLKKVGKEVNPKVIVVFTAHFENKITTISNRDDQYTTIHDFYGFEDKLYTINYPAKGSKVIAEKIKDMFDSNNIDSEFDYNRGLDHGTWSILKLMFPKADVPVVQISVNPYLAMDKQYDIGNAIKELSSQDILVVGSGATVHNLAKIKWEKTTPDTWAVEFDDWIINKVEQKDLKSLFYYRKLAPNAEIAVPREEHIVPLFIILGVAGLNKDLKVLSRKYDYGNLSYVCMEF; this is translated from the coding sequence ATGATTTCACCTATGTTTATATGTCATGGTTCGCCAGAATTGGTATTGCAGGATAATGAATATACTAAATGTTTAAAAAAGGTTGGTAAGGAAGTTAATCCTAAGGTAATTGTGGTATTTACAGCCCATTTTGAAAATAAAATAACTACTATAAGTAATAGAGATGACCAGTATACAACTATTCATGATTTTTATGGATTTGAGGATAAACTTTATACTATAAATTATCCAGCAAAAGGTTCTAAAGTTATAGCAGAAAAGATAAAGGATATGTTTGATAGTAACAATATTGATAGCGAATTTGATTATAATAGGGGACTTGATCATGGAACTTGGAGTATTTTAAAATTAATGTTTCCTAAAGCAGATGTACCTGTAGTTCAGATTTCTGTAAACCCATACTTGGCTATGGATAAACAGTACGATATTGGAAATGCAATAAAAGAACTAAGTAGTCAGGATATACTTGTAGTTGGCAGTGGTGCAACTGTTCATAATTTAGCAAAAATAAAATGGGAGAAAACAACACCAGATACATGGGCAGTAGAATTCGATGATTGGATTATTAATAAAGTAGAACAAAAAGATTTAAAGTCATTATTTTATTATAGAAAATTAGCACCAAATGCAGAAATAGCAGTACCAAGAGAAGAACACATAGTACCACTTTTTATAATTCTTGGAGTTGCTGGACTAAACAAAGATTTAAAGGTATTAAGTAGAAAATATGACTATGGTAATTTAAGTTATGTATGTATGGAATTTTAA
- a CDS encoding barstar family protein, which produces MKTVIIDGRDIKDKQTLHLILKRELNFPEYYGKNLDALWDCLTVDTKMPLEIVWKNFKDSKENLGEYADMTVELLSRVEEHFKGEFKVKIQ; this is translated from the coding sequence ATGAAGACAGTTATTATTGATGGAAGAGATATTAAAGATAAACAAACTCTACATCTTATATTAAAAAGGGAATTGAATTTTCCGGAATACTATGGTAAAAATTTAGATGCTCTTTGGGATTGTCTAACGGTAGATACTAAGATGCCATTAGAAATAGTTTGGAAGAATTTTAAGGATAGTAAAGAAAACCTTGGTGAATATGCTGATATGACAGTAGAACTTTTATCAAGGGTAGAAGAGCACTTTAAGGGTGAATTTAAGGTTAAAATTCAATAA